The genomic stretch ATTTTTTTCTAACCTCCAACCATGACCTTAGTGCGCAAGTACAcaacacaagaaaaaaaaatctatattaattttagatttatatGAAATTAAGAATATTAACAGAAGGAAAGGTACTGAAAAACACCaccaacaacaaaaataaaataaaataaaatctttgaCATGAaaggaataatttttttaaaacaacacTAAATTGAAAACACAATTCATACGGTAAAAAGATGAGTCATTACTCATTAGGCAAAGGGTAGAAAATAGCAGTGAACCATGAAACTTCAACTGAGACATTGTCCACATGAagccaaataataataataataattcatgaTCAAGTCTTTACCAATAGCTGCAGAGTTTAAGAGTTTAAGCAGAAGCAACAAATTGCTTTCCTCACTTGCTGCCGCCATCGCCAAACAGGAAACCAAGGGAAGAGCCTCCGCCCGGAGCAGCTTGCACCTTCGTTGAAGGGCGTTCCTGGATGGTGAGGAATTCACAATTAGCTCCAAAGTGTAGATTGAACGACGTTGAcactgattaaaaaaataactagtaAACTGAAGCATAACTTTTAAAATTAGCCATCCGATGTGAAAATGTATGCACCTGCATGTGTATTTGTTGTCATGTCATAGGAGTTAAGTAATGTTTAAACAATGAATGGAACACAAGAGTCATTCCTCAACAATTAACTATGGACTTGTTCAACAATTGTGAACAAAGTATCTTGTATATTTCCTAGAGGGGGGAGAGTGGAAGGGGGAGGGCAAGCTTAGGATTGTTTACATGGGATGAGCACTATGTTGCTGAAAAGAATCTTGACCTATTTCACCTTCCATATTGTGCTCGTTTCAAAATATACAATCAAAAGGGCTACTTAGCCTGCATATGCACTTACATAGCACGCCTAGGCATTTGAACAGCCTTGAGGTGCCTTATATTACACATGCAATGTGATGGCTTAACTAAAAAGCCCAAACAACTACATATGCTGCGTATGTGGTCGCCCTGACCACTTGCTGTTAGAACCATACTGTTCATAATTTGTATGTGTGATCCAAAAATGAATCCAACCCATTAAAATTACTCAGCATGTCACTAAACCTAAGCCCTCAGATTAAACACAGCCCATTATCAAAAATAGAGGCAATCTTTTTATACGAGTGGAGAGACTGGAAAGAGTGCAAGATGGTGAAAAAGAAGATATCATCCCCTCCTGGAGACTTGAAAATGACACGAAGAGTGGAGCAGAGAGTGACTAATAAAAAGTCTTGCCAAGTGGAAGTCATTGCCCTCTATCAATTACTAAACTTCAATTACTAAACTTTTGTGCTCCTCTCTTCATCAACGATGATCTGACAacaaaatattcatttcaaattttttaatgttGTAACAAATAAAATAAGTAATATTCAAATTCTTTTTTATCAAGTCAAAATGCCAAAACTATGTTTTACATATTTAAGTGTTTGTGGTGAGCATATTATTTAGTGTGATCTCAAAAAAACATAATTTACTAGGATTGGGTTACATTTGTTCAGATGTGGAGAATCACAGAAGAACTTATTTCAAAACAGCTCTATTTCCCACTTTTGTCAACTGAAGAAATATAAATCAAGAGTTACAGATTTCAAAAATGATATAGAAAATCAAGTAATAACTATAATAGGTTATACGGATACAATAAAGTCAACAAGTTAGATATAAATGAAGAATCTCATAAATCATAAAATGCAAAAAGAACATATAGCCAGTTATCCACATTGATTTTCCATCCAAAATCTCATCAATAATGAATTTATAACCTAAAAATTCTCCAAATATATATTCCATGCAAAATGTAAGCTTTTTCTGATAACTTTAAGGATCCAAGTGAGGAATGCTTACCGTGATAAAGTTTCCACAGTTCTGCCCATCAGCTCGCTGGTAGTTGTTTGCTAGACTCCCTTGGATACCAGCAGGGATCTGCTTGTTATCAACTTGTGTTGCAGAAGTTGGTTTCTGAAGAGGTTCAGCAGCAGGCTCTGCAGTAGATTTAAAAGCCGGCTTCTGAACAGGTTCAGCAGACTCTCCAGCAGATTTAGGAGCCTCACCACTACCAAATAGGTAGCCAAGAGAACTTTGACCCCCTCCGCAGCTAACTCCACGGCCCATTTTCACTTTTCGATCTGCAGATGTACATTTTGTAATGGTAAAAGCTAATTTCACAAATCGTAATCCGACACTCAGAAACGTACAAATCCGAGAAGCACAATAAGAACTAAGACAATGCCAGTTATACTGTAACTTTATGAGATCTATTTTATTTAAGAAAAAAAGTTGTACAAAGTAtgacaaattttttaaaatttccacatactagtttttttttctcGATGTAAAAAAAAGACACGATAGTCTTCAGCCTAATTCACACAACGCGGCCAAAAAAACACACAACAAAGACAAAGAAAAATCGATAAACATCGAAATCAAAACCCAGATGCAACACAAAATGCAGAGATGAAAGAGATCTGAACGGCGAGAGAATAGATCTACATTTAGGGTACCGCACCTACCGCTTGCCTGATCCGATAAGCGATCGGAGGATCAAAAACGGAAACAAAAAGAGGAGAAGAATTTAAACACAACGCTAGAATTAGGATTTCGCACCTCCCCTCTTCTTCTCCGATCCGCGTGGCGCTTGGGATCTCCCCCCAGACGGTGGAAAGAGGAGGAGAAATGAAAACGGAAAAGGGACATGAGTTTTTACCTTCTCTAAAATTTATAGAGGAAAGCAATACGCGTCATTAATTGCGACACCTACGAACTTTACCCACAAGAACGGCGGGGCCTCCGCTGGGTCCCACAGCAATGCCCAATAATGACGGGTAGGGAATCAAAGCGGTTTGTATTTTGAGGATGACGGGAGGGAGACGCCGTTTCGTCCAACGGCTATTCCATTTTCTAATTCGGTTCGCGTGATAGAAAAAAAGTTCGATCCgatataataaaataattacGGTGCtgttgattaataaaaaataaattttaaaaattaaaagggaatgttattaataataatttgaaTATAATCAACTGCAATGTCTATGCAAGCAAAATGATTTACTTAAGGAATGTCTGGCCAAAAGTTATTatcgataattttgtttaattatttaagattatattatttaattatgtttaattaagtaatgaATGATTCTGGATCATGTAACTAAGGTTTTAcgtgattttaaatttaataaaaaaatccttaaaattatccttaggtttttttt from Zingiber officinale cultivar Zhangliang chromosome 5B, Zo_v1.1, whole genome shotgun sequence encodes the following:
- the LOC121983994 gene encoding protein SPIRAL1-like 3 codes for the protein MGRGVSCGGGQSSLGYLFGSGEAPKSAGESAEPVQKPAFKSTAEPAAEPLQKPTSATQVDNKQIPAGIQGSLANNYQRADGQNCGNFITERPSTKVQAAPGGGSSLGFLFGDGGSK